The following coding sequences lie in one Aspergillus luchuensis IFO 4308 DNA, chromosome 8, nearly complete sequence genomic window:
- a CDS encoding uncharacterized protein (COG:S;~EggNog:ENOG410Q1YI;~InterPro:IPR036864,IPR021858,IPR001138;~PFAM:PF00172,PF11951;~go_function: GO:0000981 - DNA-binding transcription factor activity, RNA polymerase II-specific [Evidence IEA];~go_function: GO:0008270 - zinc ion binding [Evidence IEA];~go_process: GO:0006355 - regulation of transcription, DNA-templated [Evidence IEA]), translated as MQQSIQPDMEVRGLRFKQVIVSESANTTTHREYKGLPVQARNKSKFGCRECKAKRVKCDEGYPTCKRCQRRGLVCTSVPRLTQWQVEAPWLSLQPKTHVNRRLLQYYLEKVSQAFVIDPENNPFSFPILKDLAQSPALLHAIHSVSANHEQYFPAEAPILALEEHGKAIACLRREIDQVQRAHYTHFLTIMLLSFMQVVDPDSKNFGKQHLFGARALINSMLQNTSVSTTNDPVVRLCLGVYLYWDMCSSFLVEPGEPQSINSFIISLAVHRMGDWHHPMYGTCSSLLLTIANVGRYCRKVHDMPQNRNFTQEAILEAQLIEWTTSAQNPDLVHLYEAFRYQGLVLLYQSRVHAQRSCSTDRDITQAQELSILKYAEETVRHLILIPSSSYYLNFQSLALLSAGSELTESNNSLRDKVRERLRAIYSLNRLPTNLMALQLVEELWNDRDNGNHSFWLSRMLQKDWLLLLG; from the coding sequence ATGCAGCAGTCTATCCAACCAGATATGGAGGTCCGCGGATTACGTTTCAAACAAGTGATAGTCAGCGAGTCTGCAAATACAACTACGCATCGAGAGTATAAGGGTTTACCGGTTCAAGCGCGAAACAAAAGCAAATTCGGCTGTCGAGAATGCAAGGCGAAGCGGGTCAAATGCGATGAAGGCTACCCGACGTGCAAGCGGTGCCAGCGTCGAGGTCTGGTCTGTACGTCGGTTCCGCGGCTAACACAATGGCAAGTTGAGGCACCGTGGCTCTCACTTCAGCCTAAAACGCATGTCAATCGACGGTTACTACAGTATTACCTGGAGAAAGTCAGCCAAGCGTTCGTCATAGATCCAGAGAACAATCCGTTCTCTTTCCCTATCTTGAAAGACCTAGCCCAATCCCCAGCACTACTCCATGCTATCCACTCAGTCAGTGCCAACCATGAACAGTACTTCCCGGCAGAGGCCCCTATTCTGGCCCTTGAGGAACATGGCAAAGCCATAGCTTGCCTTCGAAGAGAGATAGATCAAGTCCAACGTGCTCACTACACGCACTTCCTGACCATAATGCTATTGTCTTTTATGCAAGTTGTTGATCCTGACTCGAAGAACTTTGGCAAACAGCACTTATTTGGTGCCCGTGCCTTGATCAACAGTATGCTTCAAAACACATCTGTGTCGACGACTAATGACCCTGTGGTTCGACTCTGCCTGGGAGTGTATCTTTACTGGGACATGTGCAGTTCGTTCTTAGTAGAACCAGGTGAACCGCAGAGTATCAACTCATTCATAATATCTCTCGCGGTGCATAGGATGGGTGACTGGCACCATCCGATGTACGGAACATGTAGCAGCCTACTCCTTACAATCGCCAATGTCGGACGGTATTGCCGAAAGGTACATGATATGCCGCAGAATCGGAACTTCACTCAAGAAGCCATACTGGAGGCCCAGCTTATTGAATGGACGACGAGCGCCCAAAATCCCGACCTCGTCCACTTATATGAAGCGTTCCGCTATCAAGGTCTCGTTCTACTTTATCAATCTCGAGTTCATGCACAGAGGAGTTGTTCCACGGATCGGGATATAACTCAAGCGCAAGAGCTGTCGATACTAAAGTACGCCGAAGAGACAGTACGCCATTTGATACTGATTCCTTCATCGTCATACTATCTGAACTTCCAATCTCTCGCTCTCCTATCAGCCGGGTCCGAATTGACCGAGTCAAATAATTCCCTGCGCGATAAAGTGCGTGAAAGACTGCGAGCCATCTATTCATTGAATCGTCTTCCCACAAATCTTATGGCTCTTCAACTCGTTGAAGAACTTTGGAATGACCGAGATAATGGTAACCATTCCTTCTGGCTATCGCGCATGCTCCAGAAAGACTGGTTGTTGCTTCTAGGATAG
- a CDS encoding alpha/beta hydrolase (CAZy:CE10;~COG:S;~EggNog:ENOG410PXIX;~InterPro:IPR000073,IPR029058,IPR013094;~MEROPS:MER0042911;~PFAM:PF07859;~go_function: GO:0016787 - hydrolase activity [Evidence IEA]): protein MENLTMDATDMSRFNAFSIISVGYKTVGDHTITADVLYPKTLNDSTQQHKSPSGPRPVLLRYHGGGLIAGYSLFPPFFSPWYLELAQEYSAVIVSPNYRLLPESSVLDVLEDVEDHWHRMHQSLPALLQRETKGTVEADLRRIMTVGDSAGGYLSLQMALNHPDEIRSVNAVYPMVNPKASYFSSGEERPVFNLPTYPLDTLRLHLDYVRRQEAVMQKPVIVSAAADAERFRLMFAACQHSQLGQNFPEAPITPYLLERLDAGARFPRGGVLILHGRDDSVAPVTESYALQGKLAQVDPNLNFRLVVRDGEHGFDHLAKLHDNWLCDAIQDIVRSWLV from the coding sequence ATGGAGAACTTGACCATGGATGCGACCGACATGTCACGGTTCAACGCAttttccatcatctccgtcgGCTATAAAACAGTTGGCGACCATACAATCACTGCGGATGTGCTCTATCCCAAGACCTTGAACGACTCAACGCAGCAACACAAGTCACCCTCCGGCCCCCGACCAGTCCTACTTCGCTACCACGGTGGCGGCCTTATTGCGGGCTACAGTCTCTTTCCTCCGTTCTTCAGCCCGTGGTATCTCGAATTAGCGCAGGAGTATTCAGCCGTCATCGTTTCCCCAAATTATCGACTGTTGCCAGAATCTTCTGTACTGGATGTGCTTGAGGACGTGGAAGACCACTGGCATCGGATGCATCAATCGCTCCCCGCACTACTGCAGCGGGAAACAAAAGGTACCGTGGAGGCAGACTTGAGGCGTATTATGACCGTAGGCGACAGTGCCGGCGGATACCTCAGTTTACAAATGGCTTTAAATCACCCAGACGAGATTCGGTCGGTCAATGCCGTTTATCCTATGGTTAACCCGAAAGCATCCTACTTCAGCAGTGGCGAGGAGCGACCTGTGTTCAACCTCCCGACTTATCCACTGGATACGTTGAGATTACACCTAGACTATGTTAGGAGGCAGGAGGCAGTCATGCAGAAGCCTGTGATTGTATCCGCCgctgctgatgctgaacGATTCCGCTTAATGTTCGCGGCATGCCAGCACAGCCAGCTAGGTCAAAATTTCCCAGAAGCCCCCATTACCCCCTATTTGCTTGAAAGGCTCGATGCCGGAGCACGCTTTCCACGTGGTGGAGTGTTGATACTTCATGGACGAGATGACAGCGTGGCCCCTGTCACAGAGAGCTACGCATTGCAGGGAAAACTTGCCCAGGTTGACCCCAACCTCAACTTTCGACTTGTCGTGCGGGATGGCGAG